The following coding sequences lie in one Danio rerio strain Tuebingen ecotype United States chromosome 25, GRCz12tu, whole genome shotgun sequence genomic window:
- the tmpob gene encoding thymopoietin b (The RefSeq protein has 3 substitutions compared to this genomic sequence) codes for MAQFHEDPALLTKEKLKSELMANNVALPSADSKKDVYVQLYLKNLTVLNKKNTISAPDTFSSDEEISTAPLVTNRSRSGKKATRKTDRVRTEENDVSGLTGEELKVQLQKFGIHSGPIVASTRKVYEKKLQQVLDQPPVETSLPEPETTIPEAVTIKADGNQNGNTHSAEDQYSDKEEEVPEAPVVTKPVRSRGKTPVTTRTSSRQRTKQVEEMAIEEASVDRADILKEIFPNEQATPTGITATCRRPIHGAAGRPVKPLNLCPEESLLEQSLYTVTKSSVTDVYSTVPTARPRPRRRWLAFLLKLLLLIALVASLYYAYQTVTPDQINACQLYLQDNVITPIVKYISWDSPAEVGDGGK; via the exons ATGGCGCAATTTCATGAGGATCCGGCGCTGCTCACTAAAGAGAAACTGAAAAGCGAGTTAATGGCGAATAATGTTGCCCTGCCGAGCGCCGACAGCAAGAAAGATGTGTACGTTCAGCTGTATCTGAAAAACCTGACTGTGCTCAACAAGAAGAACACAATCTCAGCTCCAGACACTTTCTCCAGCGATGAGGAGATCAGCACAGCGCCGCTGGTGACCAACAGGAGCCGCTCGGGGAAG AAAGCCACAAGGAAGACGGACCGAGTTCGGGCTGAAGAGAACGACGTCTCTGGTTTGACCGATGAAGAGTTGAAAGTTCAGCTCCAGAAGTTTGGGATCCATTCAGGACCGATTGTTG CATCTACACGTAAAGTCTATGAGAAGAAACTTCAGCAGGTCCTGGATCAGCCGCCGGTGGAGACCAGCCTGCCTGAACCAGAAACCACCATCCCAGAGGCTGTCACTATTAAAGCAGATGGAAACCAGAATGGCAACACGCATTCAGCTGAAGATCAGTACAGCGATAAAGAAGAAG AAGTACCTGAAGCCCCTGTTGTGACTAAGCCGGTCCGGAGCCGAGGAAAGACCCCCGTCACCACCAGGACCAGCAGTAGACAGCGTACTAAA CAGGTGGAGGAAATGGCCATTGAAGAGGCATCTGTGGACAGAGCAGATATTTTAAAGGAAATCTTCCCCAATGAACAGGCCACACCAACTGGAATAAC GGCCACGTGTCGAAGGCCGATCCACGGTGCGGCTGGTCGTCCGGTGAAGCCTCTGAATCTTTGTCCTGAAGAGTCGCTTCTGGAGCAGAGCCTTTACACGGTGACCAAATCCTCAGTCACAGATGTCTACAGCACAGTGCCCACCGCTCGTCCCAGACCTCGCCGCCGCTGGCTTGCTTTCCTGCTGAAGCTCCTGCTGTTGATCGCATTGGTCGCGTCGCTTTATTACGCCTACCAGACCGTCACCCCTGATCAGATCAACGCCTGCCAGCTCTATCTGCAGGACAATGTGATCACACCCATCGTCAAATATATTAGTTGGGATAGCCCAGCTGAGGTCGGAGGTGGTGGCAAATGA
- the slc25a3b gene encoding solute carrier family 25 member 3b isoform X1, producing MYPNALTQLARANPFSAPLFTLQKVEEPETQTPVQKRRLAAAAVAEGDSCEFGSQKYFVLCGFGGILSCGTTHTAVVPLDLVKCRLQVDPAKYKSIFTGFSVTIKEDGVRGLAKGWAPTFIGYSMQGLCKFGFYEVFKILYGDMLGEENAYMWRTSLYLAASASAEFFADIALAPMEACKVRIQTQPGYANTLRECAPKMYGEEGLWAFYKGVVPLWMRQIPYTMMKFACFERTVELLYKYVVPKPRNECSKAEQLVVTFVAGYIAGVFCAIVSHPADSVVSVLNKEKGSTAGQVLKRLGPMGVWKGLVARIIMIGTLTALQWFIYDSVKVYFRLPRPPPPEMPESLKKKLGLTE from the exons ATGTATCCGAACGCTTTGACCCAGTTGGCCCGGGCGAACCCGTTCAGCGCCCCGCTTTTCACCCTTCAGAAAGTGGAGGAGCCCGAAACACAAACCCCCGTACAGAAGCGGCGGCTCGCGGCAGCAGCAGTCGCCG AGGGAGACAGCTGTGAGTTCGGCTCACAGAAATACTTCGTCCTCTGCGGCTTCGGAGGAATCCTGAGCTGCGGCACCACACACACGGCTGTGGTGCCGCTCGACCTGGTCAAGTGCCGGTTGCAG GTGGATCCTGCCAAATATAAGAGCATCTTCACCGGTTTCTCTGTGACCATCAAAGAGGATGGTGTTCGGGGTCTGGCCAAGGGGTGGGCTCCCACCTTCATCGGTTACTCCATGCAGGGACTCTGCAAGTTCGGCTTCTATGAGGTCTTCAAGATCCTGTACGGAGACATGCTGGGAGAG GAAAATGCGTACATGTGGAGAACCTCTCTGTATCTGGCGGCCTCTGCCAGCGCTGAGTTCTTCGCTGATATCGCTCTGGCCCCTATGGAGGCGTGTAAAGTGCGTATTCAGACTCAGCCCGGCTATGCCAACACCCTGAGGGAATGTGCGCCCAAGATGTACGGCGAGGAGGGTCTCTGGGC GTTCTACAAAGGTGTTGTCCCTCTGTGGATGAGACAGATCCCCTACACCATGATGAAGTTCGCCTGTTTCGAGCGCACTGTTGAGCTGCTCTACAAGTATGTGGTGCCCAAACCCCGCAACGAGTGCTCCAAAGCTGAGCAACTGGTCGTCACTTTCGTCGCTGGTTACATCG CCGGTGTGTTCTGCGCCATCGTGTCTCACCCTGCTGACTCTGTGGTGTCTGTGTTGAACAAAGAGAAGGGAAGCACAGCCGGACAGGTGCTCAAGAGGCTCGGCCCCATGG GTGTCTGGAAGGGTCTGGTGGCCCGTATCATCATGATCGGTACACTGACAGCCCTGCAGTGGTTCATCTACGACTCAGTAAAGGTGTATTTCCGCCTGCCACGTCCTCCTCCACCCGAGATGCCCGAGTCCCTCAAGAAGAAGCTCGGCCTCACAGAGTAA
- the slc25a3b gene encoding solute carrier family 25 member 3b (The RefSeq protein has 1 substitution compared to this genomic sequence), protein MYPNALTQLARANPFSAPLFTLQKVEEPETQTPVQKRRLAAAAVADSGDSCAFGSGKYYALCGFGGILSCGITHTAVVPLDLVKCRLQVDPAKYKSIFTGFSVTIKEDGVRGLAKGWAPTFIGYSMQGLCKFGFYEVFKILYGDMLGEENAYMWRTSLYLAASASAEFFADIALAPMEACKVRIQTQPGYANTLRECAPKMYGEEGLWAFYKGVVPLWMRQIPYTMMKFACFGRTVELLYKYVVPKPRNECSKAEQLVVTFVAGYIAGVFCAIVSHPADSVVSVLNKEKGSTAGQVLKRLGPMGVWKGLVARIIMIGTLTALQWFIYDSVKVYFRLPRPPPPEMPESLKKKLGLTE, encoded by the exons ATGTATCCGAACGCTTTGACCCAGTTGGCCCGGGCGAACCCGTTCAGCGCCCCGCTTTTCACCCTTCAGAAAGTGGAGGAGCCCGAAACACAAACCCCCGTACAGAAGCGGCGGCTCGCGGCAGCAGCAGTCGCCG ACTCGGGCGACAGCTGTGCGTTCGGCTCAGGGAAATACTACGCTCTGTGCGGGTTCGGGGGCATCCTGAGCTGTGGCATTACACACACGGCCGTCGTGCCGCTCGATTTGGTGAAGTGCCGCCTGCAG GTGGATCCTGCCAAATATAAGAGCATCTTCACCGGTTTCTCTGTGACCATCAAAGAGGATGGTGTTCGGGGTCTGGCCAAGGGGTGGGCTCCCACCTTCATCGGTTACTCCATGCAGGGACTCTGCAAGTTCGGCTTCTATGAGGTCTTCAAGATCCTGTACGGAGACATGCTGGGAGAG GAAAATGCGTACATGTGGAGAACCTCTCTGTATCTGGCGGCCTCTGCCAGCGCTGAGTTCTTCGCTGATATCGCTCTGGCCCCTATGGAGGCGTGTAAAGTGCGTATTCAGACTCAGCCCGGCTATGCCAACACCCTGAGGGAATGTGCGCCCAAGATGTACGGCGAGGAGGGTCTCTGGGC GTTCTACAAAGGTGTTGTCCCTCTGTGGATGAGACAGATCCCCTACACCATGATGAAGTTCGCCTGTTTCGAGCGCACTGTTGAGCTGCTCTACAAGTATGTGGTGCCCAAACCCCGCAACGAGTGCTCCAAAGCTGAGCAACTGGTCGTCACTTTCGTCGCTGGTTACATCG CCGGTGTGTTCTGCGCCATCGTGTCTCACCCTGCTGACTCTGTGGTGTCTGTGTTGAACAAAGAGAAGGGAAGCACAGCCGGACAGGTGCTCAAGAGGCTCGGCCCCATGG GTGTCTGGAAGGGTCTGGTGGCCCGTATCATCATGATCGGTACACTGACAGCCCTGCAGTGGTTCATCTACGACTCAGTAAAGGTGTATTTCCGCCTGCCACGTCCTCCTCCACCCGAGATGCCCGAGTCCCTCAAGAAGAAGCTCGGCCTCACAGAGTAA